One Candidatus Schekmanbacteria bacterium DNA segment encodes these proteins:
- a CDS encoding sigma-54-dependent Fis family transcriptional regulator, which yields MVAEKILLVEDDDESRISLSAILEYEGYQITAVENGRKAIKILKEQKFPLILTDLKMPDVDGLAVMKKAKLLYPDVIVIFLTAFATVESAIQAMKAGAFDYLSKPLNLDEVRLVIKKALREKNLMNENRELKRQLRGKMKFDELIGTSQEMQLIYKMIEKVTDIDSTVLINGDSGTGKELVARAIHFNSSRREFPFITVNCGAIPRELLENEFFGHTRGAFTGASSDRMGKFELANKGTIFLDEIGSMDLDLQVKILRVLQEREIEKLGDTKKIKVDVRVISATNANLEERVKQGLFREDLYYRLNVISISLPPLRERRDDIPLLVSFFLKRICKEMGKDEKRITRKAMELLCSYNWTGNVRELENAIERAVALADGKLITSRHLPPSILEQEPKRLNVPVELPDQGIDLNKVVKNIEQSLIKQALEKSNGVRSRAADLLHLNRTTLLEKMRKEGIN from the coding sequence ATGGTTGCAGAAAAAATCCTTCTTGTAGAAGATGATGATGAATCCAGGATTTCGCTTTCTGCCATACTCGAGTATGAAGGCTACCAGATTACTGCCGTAGAAAACGGCAGAAAAGCTATAAAGATCCTTAAAGAACAGAAGTTCCCGCTCATACTTACTGACCTTAAGATGCCTGATGTTGACGGACTGGCAGTTATGAAAAAAGCCAAATTACTCTACCCTGATGTGATAGTTATATTTCTCACAGCCTTTGCCACGGTTGAGTCAGCGATACAGGCTATGAAAGCCGGAGCATTTGATTACCTTTCTAAACCTTTGAATCTCGATGAAGTCCGTCTTGTAATAAAGAAGGCGCTCAGAGAAAAAAATCTGATGAATGAAAACAGGGAACTCAAAAGGCAGTTGAGAGGGAAGATGAAGTTTGACGAACTTATCGGGACATCGCAGGAGATGCAGCTAATATACAAGATGATAGAAAAAGTAACAGACATAGACAGTACAGTGCTTATAAACGGCGACAGCGGGACAGGCAAGGAACTTGTCGCAAGGGCAATACATTTCAACAGCTCGCGCCGTGAATTTCCTTTTATAACCGTAAACTGCGGAGCCATCCCAAGGGAACTCCTCGAAAATGAATTTTTCGGTCATACAAGGGGGGCTTTCACGGGGGCGTCATCAGACAGGATGGGAAAATTTGAGCTTGCAAACAAAGGGACTATATTCCTTGACGAAATAGGCAGTATGGATCTTGACCTGCAGGTAAAGATATTGCGGGTGCTGCAGGAAAGAGAAATAGAGAAACTTGGTGATACAAAAAAGATAAAGGTAGACGTGCGTGTAATTTCTGCAACCAATGCTAATCTTGAAGAGAGGGTAAAGCAGGGGCTTTTCAGAGAAGACCTTTATTACAGGCTTAATGTCATATCTATATCACTTCCCCCTTTACGCGAAAGGAGAGACGACATCCCTCTGCTTGTCAGCTTTTTCCTGAAAAGGATTTGCAAGGAGATGGGGAAGGATGAAAAACGAATTACGAGAAAAGCAATGGAACTTCTTTGCTCCTATAACTGGACCGGAAATGTAAGAGAGCTTGAAAATGCAATTGAAAGAGCCGTGGCACTTGCAGATGGTAAACTTATAACGTCAAGGCACCTGCCGCCAAGTATTCTGGAACAGGAACCCAAAAGGCTCAATGTCCCGGTTGAGCTTCCAGACCAGGGAATTGATCTTAACAAGGTCGTTAAAAATATAGAGCAAAGCCTTATAAAACAGGCATTGGAAAAATCCAACGGAGTACGAAGCAGGGCTGCCGATTTACTCCACCTTAACAGAACTACTCTTCTTGAAAAAATGAGAAAAGAAGGAATCAACTGA
- the tadA gene encoding Flp pilus assembly complex ATPase component TadA — protein sequence MKNPTRDTFKRETRKIGELLCDAGLITKEQLEASLSKQKETKKKLGEVFVSLGFIKEIDIAQVLSVQLGISYVDFSSAVVEPEAIQLVTEKICTKHTLIPISVENKIIKAAFADPLDLTAIDELRFITGKTVQPAVSTASQIKEAISHHFHLSAPLQELVKDISADGHIEVIYDADSETELSEIVKKSETAPVISMVNGIFQNAIEHKASDIHITPQQKSLKLKERIDGLLRDVMTLPKWVQGLVISRIKIMAKMDIAEKRIPQDGRIKIMVKKKELDLRVSTLPTQYGENVVIRVLDSRANIFNLEEMGFVEEDLNLIKSMIEKPQGFILVTGPTGSGKSSTLYAMINHIKRESINVVTLEDPIEYELTGLSQVGVNEKVGLTFSFCLRSILRQDPDVIMIGEIRDGETAAIATQASVTGHIVLSSIHTNNAVATISRLKNMGIPGYLIASSLNGVISQRLVRLICENCKTSYKPSHDEFIKIGLKSEDFSDMSFFKGTGCSKCGNTGYKGRIGLFEVLAVNSRIRELISSGASEDVITKAAITSGMSFIVQDGLRKVGKGLTTLAELNRVIVFEEETKGTMICPICKASIKDEFVNCPYCGYSISDQCASCGKQKQPDWHYCPYCKTELPVLTEG from the coding sequence GTGAAAAACCCAACCCGTGATACCTTTAAGAGAGAGACGAGAAAAATAGGCGAACTGCTTTGCGATGCCGGGCTTATTACAAAAGAACAGCTTGAAGCATCGCTTAGCAAACAGAAAGAAACCAAAAAAAAGCTGGGAGAAGTTTTTGTTTCATTGGGTTTTATAAAAGAAATAGATATAGCTCAGGTGTTATCTGTACAGTTAGGAATTAGTTATGTAGATTTTTCATCTGCAGTTGTTGAGCCGGAAGCTATTCAGCTCGTCACTGAAAAAATCTGCACCAAACATACTCTGATCCCCATAAGTGTTGAAAATAAAATAATTAAAGCTGCATTTGCTGACCCTCTGGATCTTACAGCTATCGATGAACTCAGGTTCATAACAGGAAAAACTGTACAACCCGCAGTTTCAACCGCCTCTCAGATAAAAGAAGCAATTAGTCATCATTTTCACCTTAGTGCCCCGCTCCAGGAACTTGTAAAAGATATAAGTGCTGACGGGCATATTGAGGTTATTTACGACGCCGATTCAGAAACTGAACTTTCAGAGATAGTTAAAAAAAGTGAAACGGCTCCGGTAATCTCAATGGTTAACGGAATATTTCAAAATGCCATAGAACATAAGGCAAGCGACATACATATCACACCGCAGCAAAAATCGCTTAAATTAAAGGAAAGGATTGACGGACTGCTAAGAGATGTAATGACTTTGCCAAAGTGGGTCCAGGGACTTGTAATCTCAAGGATAAAAATAATGGCTAAAATGGACATTGCTGAAAAGAGAATCCCCCAGGATGGAAGAATAAAGATAATGGTCAAAAAAAAGGAACTGGATCTCAGGGTTTCTACACTTCCCACACAATACGGAGAGAATGTTGTAATAAGAGTGCTCGATTCAAGGGCAAATATTTTTAACCTTGAGGAAATGGGATTTGTTGAGGAAGACTTAAACCTTATAAAATCGATGATTGAAAAACCGCAGGGTTTTATACTTGTAACAGGCCCCACAGGGAGCGGAAAGTCGTCAACTCTCTATGCAATGATCAATCACATCAAAAGAGAATCAATTAATGTTGTCACACTTGAAGACCCAATTGAATATGAACTCACAGGTTTAAGCCAGGTTGGAGTTAATGAAAAAGTCGGGCTCACATTTTCTTTCTGCCTGAGGTCTATTCTCCGTCAGGACCCTGATGTCATAATGATAGGAGAGATCAGGGACGGAGAAACAGCTGCAATAGCCACACAGGCTTCAGTAACAGGACATATTGTCTTAAGCTCCATACATACTAATAATGCAGTAGCCACTATCAGCCGCCTCAAGAACATGGGAATACCTGGTTATCTGATTGCATCATCCTTAAACGGCGTAATTTCTCAAAGGCTTGTAAGGCTTATATGCGAAAACTGCAAAACATCCTATAAACCTTCTCACGATGAATTCATAAAGATCGGGCTTAAGTCTGAAGATTTTTCAGATATGAGCTTTTTTAAAGGTACAGGATGCAGCAAGTGCGGAAATACGGGATACAAGGGAAGAATAGGGTTGTTTGAAGTACTTGCAGTTAACAGCCGTATCAGGGAACTAATATCCTCCGGCGCTTCTGAAGATGTTATCACTAAAGCCGCAATTACTTCAGGAATGAGTTTTATTGTCCAGGACGGATTAAGAAAAGTCGGCAAGGGCTTGACTACTCTGGCAGAGTTAAACAGGGTTATTGTATTTGAAGAAGAAACAAAAGGCACAATGATTTGTCCTATATGCAAAGCATCTATAAAGGATGAATTTGTGAATTGCCCCTATTGCGGTTATTCCATCAGCGATCAATGTGCCTCCTGCGGAAAGCAGAAACAACCGGACTGGCATTACTGTCCATATTGTAAGACTGAACTTCCTGTTCTAACTGAGGGTTAA
- a CDS encoding YfhO family protein — MNFKVFLLLLLSAVIFFSPVLFSSQTFFYSDTTYLFRPFKSFIAEELKHFSIPQWNPFFEGGLPLLSDPVQQVFYPLNLILMAGPLWFTYKIFIIFHYVLAGFFMYLLASKLGLKQASALFSAAAYMFSGYLIFIHYNLPFLAGATFLPLFFYSLITATESLPLIIPCSILAFSMSMQLFGGDVEIVYVELIIAFLYMLITGLRSKGKSSVASTSWNLSKFFIAALLLICFSAIIIFPLFYLYPHTNRATGMTFDDIYLFSFHPLQVCELLIPYFYGNITEGTRFIGDFFPLVLSKDKAEWAPYIYCGTITLFFLFFGLLTGKKKKEEWFFLSLFIFFLAASFGKDFILYPLLVRVLPFFAVFRYPAKLMVFVVCSAAALGGIGFDKWAQQGDSPDKNLPDKKSLSTSAIILLLIPIPFILKVAFSSLGTFGGERINLIINSSVIFLFMLALTFITGSLVLQGRIERERASFIFILILLIDLWIPGLKSFFTIDEDFYRLKPLALSKIELLSNNADKSSYRILRPDTFVAGINYTELKDLTIEEKSIIFKRNTLKPACGVEFGVQFAGAYSSYSLSDMSRLEKELSGTDTGMNLLNIRYIIAPSSSVEKSPYPLRYRHPFGEFVIFENPEFLPRAFLANRAHYFDDREKMLVYMKSSGFSPQDEVLLEGKEEELKVLSQNLHQSETSVTINKYMTDRIDMITTSENASFLMLSDTWFPGWSAVIDGKEAEILRADYCFRALSLPAGRHEVTMKFSHPGFKWGAVITGISFLIFVFFFIINRKALN; from the coding sequence ATGAATTTTAAAGTATTTCTTCTCTTACTGCTTTCTGCGGTGATCTTTTTTTCACCTGTGCTTTTCTCCAGCCAGACATTCTTTTATTCTGATACGACTTATCTTTTCCGCCCCTTCAAGTCATTCATTGCGGAAGAGCTGAAACATTTTTCTATACCTCAGTGGAATCCTTTCTTCGAGGGAGGTTTACCGCTTCTCTCGGACCCTGTGCAGCAGGTCTTCTATCCATTAAATTTGATTCTAATGGCTGGGCCTCTCTGGTTCACCTACAAGATTTTCATAATATTCCATTATGTCCTTGCCGGATTCTTCATGTATCTTCTTGCATCAAAGTTAGGATTAAAACAGGCATCTGCTCTCTTTTCAGCAGCAGCTTACATGTTTAGCGGTTATCTGATTTTCATCCATTACAATCTACCTTTCCTTGCAGGGGCAACATTCCTCCCGCTCTTTTTTTATTCTCTTATCACCGCAACTGAGAGCCTCCCGCTCATTATTCCCTGTTCAATACTTGCGTTCTCAATGTCCATGCAGTTGTTTGGAGGAGACGTTGAGATTGTTTATGTCGAGCTGATTATTGCCTTCCTTTATATGCTGATTACAGGCCTTAGAAGCAAAGGGAAAAGTTCAGTCGCTTCAACTTCATGGAATCTTTCAAAGTTTTTTATAGCTGCCCTGCTCCTTATCTGTTTTTCAGCAATAATTATTTTTCCGTTATTCTATCTTTATCCTCACACAAACCGCGCTACCGGAATGACGTTTGATGACATATACCTTTTTTCATTCCATCCATTACAGGTATGTGAACTCTTAATTCCATATTTCTATGGCAATATCACCGAAGGAACAAGATTCATTGGAGATTTCTTCCCTCTTGTCCTGTCAAAAGATAAGGCTGAGTGGGCTCCATACATTTACTGCGGAACAATCACTTTATTTTTCCTCTTCTTTGGACTCCTTACAGGTAAAAAGAAAAAGGAGGAATGGTTTTTCCTTTCTCTTTTTATTTTCTTTCTTGCCGCGTCATTCGGAAAAGATTTCATACTATATCCACTGCTTGTCCGCGTACTTCCTTTTTTTGCAGTCTTCAGGTATCCTGCAAAACTAATGGTCTTTGTAGTTTGCAGCGCGGCAGCCCTTGGAGGTATTGGATTTGATAAATGGGCGCAGCAAGGAGACTCTCCCGATAAAAATTTGCCTGACAAAAAATCTTTAAGCACCTCTGCTATCATCCTGCTACTAATCCCCATCCCTTTCATACTCAAAGTTGCATTCTCTTCTCTTGGCACCTTTGGCGGGGAAAGAATTAATTTGATCATCAATTCTTCTGTTATTTTCCTTTTCATGCTGGCCCTGACTTTTATTACAGGCAGTCTGGTCTTGCAGGGAAGGATAGAAAGAGAAAGGGCATCTTTTATATTCATCCTTATTCTCCTCATAGACCTCTGGATACCCGGACTAAAAAGCTTTTTTACAATAGATGAGGATTTTTACAGGCTTAAACCTCTGGCGCTAAGTAAAATAGAACTTCTCAGCAATAATGCAGATAAAAGCTCATACAGGATATTAAGGCCGGATACTTTCGTTGCGGGGATCAATTACACAGAGCTTAAAGATCTCACAATTGAAGAAAAAAGCATTATCTTTAAACGCAACACCTTAAAACCTGCCTGCGGGGTTGAATTCGGCGTTCAGTTTGCCGGAGCATACAGCTCATACTCTCTATCTGATATGTCAAGACTTGAAAAAGAACTAAGCGGCACTGACACAGGGATGAACCTTCTAAACATACGATATATCATTGCCCCGTCATCGAGTGTTGAAAAAAGCCCTTATCCATTAAGATACAGACATCCCTTCGGGGAGTTTGTTATTTTCGAGAACCCTGAATTTCTCCCGAGAGCTTTCCTTGCAAACCGCGCACATTATTTTGATGACAGGGAAAAGATGCTTGTCTATATGAAAAGCAGCGGGTTTTCTCCGCAAGATGAAGTTCTGCTGGAAGGAAAAGAAGAAGAACTTAAAGTCCTCTCTCAGAACTTGCACCAATCAGAGACAAGCGTAACTATAAACAAATATATGACGGACAGAATAGATATGATAACTACATCTGAAAATGCATCATTTCTTATGTTGAGCGACACATGGTTTCCCGGATGGTCTGCCGTAATTGATGGGAAAGAGGCTGAAATACTGCGCGCTGATTATTGTTTCAGAGCTCTGTCTCTTCCGGCAGGCAGACATGAAGTGACAATGAAATTTTCACATCCGGGTTTTAAATGGGGCGCAGTAATTACAGGAATATCTTTTTTGATATTTGTATTTTTTTTCATAATAAACCGGAAAGCTCTTAATTAA
- a CDS encoding TlyA family RNA methyltransferase: MASKQKKIRLDELLVQKELAESRNAAKSLIMAGMISVDGKKTDKAGTQVSIESIIEIKGKACPYVSRGGLKLEGALDYCGVALTGATALDIGASTGGFTDCLLQHGAKLVYAVDVGHGQLHWKLRNDPRVINIERVNARNIGADIIPVMVDVITIDVSFISIKKIIPQAINLLKQDGVIIALIKPQFEVGKGEVGKGGIVKSPEKHRALLFDMADFLLKSGLHIKTIIASPIKGQDGNIEFFGVAAKEKPLTEADISEMIEKAAGL; the protein is encoded by the coding sequence ATGGCATCAAAACAAAAGAAAATAAGGCTCGATGAACTCCTGGTCCAAAAGGAGCTTGCCGAGTCAAGAAATGCTGCAAAATCACTTATCATGGCAGGCATGATATCTGTTGACGGAAAAAAAACAGATAAAGCCGGTACACAGGTAAGCATTGAATCAATCATAGAAATAAAAGGAAAAGCATGTCCCTACGTAAGCAGGGGCGGACTCAAACTTGAAGGCGCACTCGATTATTGCGGTGTGGCTCTGACCGGAGCTACTGCGCTCGACATCGGCGCCTCAACGGGTGGGTTTACCGACTGCCTTCTTCAGCATGGCGCAAAGCTTGTCTATGCGGTTGATGTCGGGCACGGACAGTTACACTGGAAGCTAAGAAACGACCCGCGCGTAATAAACATTGAAAGAGTCAATGCAAGAAACATCGGGGCTGATATTATCCCAGTAATGGTTGATGTCATCACTATAGATGTGTCGTTTATTTCAATTAAAAAAATAATTCCGCAGGCTATTAATCTGCTTAAGCAGGATGGAGTGATTATTGCGCTTATAAAACCGCAATTTGAAGTCGGGAAAGGAGAAGTTGGGAAGGGTGGAATAGTAAAATCTCCGGAAAAGCATCGTGCCTTGCTTTTCGATATGGCTGATTTTCTTTTAAAATCAGGGCTTCACATAAAGACGATTATTGCTTCTCCAATAAAGGGGCAGGATGGGAATATTGAGTTTTTCGGAGTTGCAGCAAAGGAAAAACCATTAACAGAAGCAGACATCAGTGAGATGATTGAAAAGGCAGCAGGTCTATGA
- the hisS gene encoding histidine--tRNA ligase: protein MEKKYTPVKSVRGTQDIYPEQYYRRLEAFEKLRNVFERYGYQGIDVPLIEPVELHLRKSGDKILKGMYHFKDYGDRDICLRPEITASVVRAFNEGLANEKRPVKLYYHGAVFRYDKPQEGRYRQFTQTGVEVIGTSALEYDAEMIMMTSECMESLGIQNYEIAISDVSILFALLDAIGLPQEKKSLIIGYLEDLNKVPDKNDFIPIIKKGLAESGVSESEINAEHGPYGKVVKLILQLSNLRGTPPEVFERLQVTMSHFIDTGKPLPDTSSLKKVCDILTSFGINWNKARVDFGFGRGLAYYTGTVFEIYSPLLGAANQVCGGGRYDELLNILGGHGEAKSVGFAFGFERLILAAERERNAKTQSDCNLEKGHLDAYVIPMSESDFPYAIKVAGILRNEGAKVEIDFSGRHSSKATKRADSTGAKFVVYVGGDEEKKNGFTLKDMKFGAQEFCELDKVKNSSLFGSRL, encoded by the coding sequence ATGGAAAAAAAATATACACCGGTAAAATCTGTCCGCGGTACTCAGGATATATATCCTGAGCAATATTACCGCAGACTCGAAGCTTTTGAAAAGCTGCGCAATGTTTTTGAGCGTTACGGCTATCAGGGCATCGATGTGCCTCTTATTGAGCCGGTAGAACTTCATCTCAGGAAATCCGGCGATAAAATATTAAAAGGGATGTATCACTTCAAGGATTACGGCGACCGGGACATCTGTCTTCGCCCTGAGATAACAGCATCTGTTGTCCGCGCTTTCAATGAAGGGCTTGCAAACGAGAAAAGGCCTGTAAAACTTTATTACCACGGAGCAGTGTTCCGCTACGACAAACCGCAGGAGGGCCGTTACCGCCAGTTCACACAGACAGGTGTTGAAGTGATTGGAACATCTGCGCTGGAATACGATGCAGAGATGATAATGATGACGTCAGAGTGCATGGAAAGCCTTGGCATTCAAAATTACGAGATAGCGATAAGCGATGTGAGCATACTCTTTGCCCTCCTTGACGCGATAGGGCTTCCGCAGGAAAAAAAGAGCCTCATCATTGGCTACCTTGAGGATTTAAACAAGGTGCCTGACAAGAATGATTTTATCCCCATAATAAAAAAAGGGCTCGCCGAGAGCGGAGTCTCAGAGTCTGAAATCAATGCAGAACATGGTCCTTATGGCAAGGTTGTAAAACTCATACTTCAACTTTCTAACCTGCGGGGCACTCCGCCGGAGGTATTCGAACGACTTCAAGTTACAATGTCTCATTTTATAGATACAGGAAAACCTCTCCCCGACACTTCATCCCTTAAAAAGGTCTGCGACATCCTGACTTCATTTGGAATCAACTGGAACAAGGCGCGCGTTGATTTCGGCTTCGGAAGAGGGCTTGCATATTACACGGGCACGGTTTTTGAGATATACAGCCCGCTTCTCGGCGCTGCCAATCAGGTGTGCGGAGGCGGTCGCTACGACGAACTCTTAAATATTCTCGGCGGACACGGGGAGGCGAAATCAGTGGGTTTTGCCTTTGGTTTTGAAAGGCTGATCCTTGCTGCAGAGCGTGAAAGAAATGCTAAAACGCAAAGCGACTGCAACCTTGAAAAAGGCCATCTTGATGCCTATGTAATTCCAATGTCAGAATCTGATTTTCCTTATGCCATCAAGGTTGCAGGCATCTTGAGAAATGAAGGCGCAAAAGTTGAAATAGATTTTTCCGGCAGACACAGCTCTAAGGCCACAAAGAGAGCCGACAGCACAGGTGCAAAGTTTGTAGTTTATGTAGGAGGAGATGAAGAAAAGAAGAACGGTTTTACCCTGAAAGACATGAAATTCGGCGCACAGGAATTTTGCGAGTTGGACAAAGTAAAAAATTCTTCCCTCTTTGGTTCCCGTTTATAG
- a CDS encoding PEP-CTERM sorting domain-containing protein has translation MKIRGSLVAGICGLLIMLAMITIPAEANPLIYNGSSGSLGASATFNISGGNLLVTLTNTSSSDVLSQAGVLTGLFFEVAGDPLFSKTSAVIAPGSTVMFPPAGNPSGTGPTPVGSVGEEWGYRNGLAGYLSPTSTVNEAILSAAYGGVFSTWPGGGTSSLFTPGNLQGEAGPGKLQYGITSLLDNPLTGSTDVKGANALIQNSAIFTLGSLSGGFNLSSISNVYFQYGINITDPRFAGVEAPAVPEPSTFLLLLAGFAVAGVRKLIVK, from the coding sequence ATGAAGATTAGAGGATCATTAGTTGCAGGAATATGCGGACTGTTAATCATGCTTGCCATGATTACAATTCCGGCAGAAGCAAACCCGTTAATTTACAATGGATCTTCAGGATCTCTTGGTGCAAGTGCGACATTTAATATATCGGGTGGAAATCTGCTGGTGACTCTGACCAATACTTCCAGCTCTGATGTCTTATCACAGGCTGGTGTGTTAACAGGGTTGTTTTTCGAAGTTGCAGGAGACCCGCTCTTTTCAAAAACATCTGCCGTCATTGCTCCGGGATCAACTGTTATGTTCCCGCCGGCAGGTAATCCCTCAGGAACAGGTCCAACTCCGGTTGGATCTGTGGGCGAGGAATGGGGATACAGAAATGGCCTTGCCGGATATCTAAGTCCAACTTCAACTGTAAATGAAGCTATTTTAAGCGCCGCCTACGGTGGAGTGTTTAGCACATGGCCAGGCGGTGGGACTTCATCATTATTTACTCCAGGCAACTTGCAGGGTGAAGCTGGTCCTGGCAAATTGCAATATGGTATAACATCGTTATTGGACAACCCTCTTACCGGATCTACAGACGTTAAAGGAGCCAATGCACTAATACAGAATTCAGCGATATTCACCCTGGGCAGTCTGTCGGGTGGATTCAATTTAAGTTCTATATCCAATGTATATTTTCAATATGGAATAAATATTACTGATCCAAGATTTGCTGGCGTTGAGGCTCCGGCGGTTCCTGAACCTTCAACGTTTCTTCTTTTACTGGCAGGGTTTGCCGTCGCGGGTGTGAGGAAATTAATAGTTAAATAA
- a CDS encoding PD40 domain-containing protein: MIMKTINMRRALGLCFTWLILILLVSGNPETSDAAGKVIYVRNIDDLVTPKTLSYPEDKWGEIWEMNEDGTELISLNDNTNSTSNSAPVLSPKGAKIAFIDNVANALKLMKSDGSDVRSIYAFSEGYTSPGGLAWSPNGTKLAFSMGTANQYDIYTVDLNGSTLTKLTTGGYNYDPSFSPDGAKIVYCHRETEEVYSNELYIINADGSGNIKLTDSCCSEATNKTAPDWAPSQTIIFSSGHNIVTIDPETTITYSLSIDGDFPSQQNELPKWSPDTSMVAFTRSGKNNTQKKMFSSVSDGSGRVTISPKNDGFNYFVSDWGIPLTSTLECNYSILPEGKSFDDSGGTGSINVTADSECDWTAAVDEGSIGWITISSGVSGIGNGVVTYTVFANETTNLRSGTITIAGHSYSVTQSGQVVCTYTISQDEESFSYNGGEGAVTVTSYSECAWSSSVDEEGAGWITIASGNNGTGEGVVSFTVSPNISFDQRIGTMTIAGQVFTVTQEGSACIFILSKDADEFDSHGGDGSVDITAEESCAWNTEVEQSSSSWITITSGGNGSGFGTVSYSLSANIDRNPRTGHITIAGEDYVVEQTGALPEITSLSSDAGTYADELTISGSGFGGVIGKVTILSGEVETECDVSSWSDTEIKIAIPWGVTPGAVFIYVATSDGDKSENGAAFTYNKPLKSKINKVSKSTVKKGSEILLYGRSFGPVEGDIIVTGAKMSIVVWTDDTIILSLDKVKKKKITLRVSTIYGKSNIKTLKGKVK, from the coding sequence ATGATTATGAAAACTATCAACATGCGGCGGGCATTAGGGTTATGCTTTACATGGCTTATCCTGATTCTTCTGGTTTCAGGAAATCCTGAAACTTCAGATGCAGCAGGCAAAGTCATTTACGTCCGCAACATAGATGATCTCGTAACTCCCAAGACTCTCTCTTACCCTGAGGACAAGTGGGGTGAGATATGGGAAATGAACGAAGACGGTACCGAGCTTATAAGTCTAAATGACAACACGAACAGTACAAGCAACAGCGCCCCGGTTCTTTCTCCAAAGGGAGCTAAGATCGCTTTTATTGACAACGTAGCTAATGCACTGAAACTCATGAAGTCTGACGGCAGCGATGTGAGGAGTATATATGCTTTTTCCGAGGGATATACATCTCCGGGAGGTTTGGCATGGTCTCCCAACGGGACAAAGCTTGCTTTCAGCATGGGGACAGCAAATCAATATGACATTTACACAGTGGATTTGAATGGAAGCACTCTTACCAAACTTACTACCGGCGGATATAACTATGATCCAAGCTTCTCGCCTGACGGAGCAAAGATTGTTTACTGTCACAGGGAAACAGAGGAAGTCTATTCAAATGAGCTCTATATAATCAATGCTGATGGTTCGGGAAATATTAAGCTTACCGACTCGTGCTGTAGTGAGGCTACCAACAAGACTGCGCCGGACTGGGCTCCTTCGCAGACTATAATATTCAGCTCAGGACACAATATAGTAACTATAGATCCGGAAACCACTATTACTTATTCTTTATCGATTGACGGCGATTTTCCTTCCCAGCAGAATGAACTTCCAAAATGGTCTCCGGACACATCAATGGTTGCATTCACAAGAAGCGGGAAAAATAACACCCAGAAAAAGATGTTCTCAAGCGTGTCGGATGGTTCAGGGAGAGTGACCATCAGCCCCAAGAATGACGGTTTCAATTATTTCGTGTCAGACTGGGGGATACCATTAACTTCAACACTTGAATGTAACTATTCAATATTACCTGAAGGCAAATCTTTTGATGACAGCGGAGGCACAGGTTCGATCAATGTCACCGCTGACAGCGAATGCGACTGGACGGCAGCGGTAGATGAGGGCAGCATCGGCTGGATAACCATAAGTTCCGGAGTGAGCGGAATAGGTAATGGCGTAGTGACCTACACAGTTTTTGCAAATGAAACAACAAATCTGCGAAGCGGGACTATAACCATAGCAGGACATAGCTATTCCGTAACTCAGAGCGGACAGGTTGTCTGTACCTATACCATTTCACAAGATGAAGAATCTTTCAGTTATAACGGCGGAGAAGGAGCAGTAACTGTTACATCTTACAGCGAGTGCGCATGGTCTTCTTCTGTGGATGAAGAAGGTGCTGGCTGGATAACAATCGCCTCAGGGAACAATGGCACAGGCGAAGGGGTTGTGAGTTTCACGGTATCTCCAAATATTAGTTTTGACCAGCGTATTGGGACTATGACCATAGCTGGTCAGGTCTTTACGGTAACGCAGGAAGGGAGTGCATGTATTTTTATTCTCTCAAAAGATGCAGATGAGTTTGACTCCCATGGCGGCGATGGTTCAGTTGATATAACCGCAGAAGAAAGCTGCGCATGGAATACTGAAGTAGAGCAAAGCTCATCCTCATGGATAACTATTACGTCTGGAGGAAATGGAAGCGGCTTCGGAACAGTAAGCTATTCGCTGTCAGCCAATATAGACAGGAACCCGAGGACAGGACATATAACCATTGCAGGGGAAGATTATGTTGTTGAACAGACAGGGGCCTTGCCTGAGATAACGTCTTTAAGCAGTGATGCCGGTACATATGCGGATGAGCTTACAATAAGCGGGAGCGGTTTTGGAGGCGTTATAGGGAAAGTGACAATATTGTCTGGTGAGGTTGAAACTGAATGCGATGTTTCATCATGGAGCGATACGGAAATAAAGATAGCAATTCCATGGGGAGTTACACCGGGTGCAGTGTTCATATATGTTGCAACTTCAGATGGTGACAAGTCCGAAAATGGCGCTGCGTTTACCTATAACAAACCATTAAAGTCAAAGATAAATAAAGTTTCAAAATCAACAGTTAAAAAAGGAAGTGAGATCCTTCTCTATGGCCGCAGTT